The Altererythrobacter sp. H2 genomic sequence GGTTCTCGCCATAGCGCCCGTCGGTCGGGCGGCGGCAGGGCTGGACGAAGGCGGCGTTCCACGGCTCCGGCCCCAGCGCGCGCAGGGTGGTGGCGGTGTGGAACGTGCCCGCCCCCATCCGCATGTCATAGGGCTGGAGGATCAGGCAGCCCTGCGCGCTCCAGTAGTCATGGAGGGCAAGGATCATGTCCTGGAAGGACTTCGACGGGTCGCGAGGTGGCGGCGTGAACATGGCGCGCGCCATGGCCCAAGCCCCGGAAAGGGTCAATGCCGGAGCGGGCGGACCCTACTCGGCGGCGACGGCTTCCTCCGCCCGCGCAACGGTCACCGGAGTGCCGTTAAGCACCGCATTGCCCGACAGGCGGCAATAGCGTTCCGGATCGGTCAGGTCGTTGAGCGAGACACCGGCATGGGCCGCGGCGGTCTGCCAGCTGACCCCGGCGCGGTTATGTCCCCACCCGTGCGGCAGGCTGACCACGCCGGGCATGACGTCCTGCGTCACCTCCACCGCGACCTCGACCGCGCCGACCCGGCTGGCCACCCGGGCGAGGTCGCCATCCGCCAGCCCTCGCGCGGCGGCATCGTCAGGGTGGATCATCAGGGTGCACCGGTCCGGTCCCTTGACCAGGCGCTGGCTGTTGTGGAGCCACGAGTTGTTGGAGCGCACGTGCCGCCGACCGATCAGGCTCAGCGCGTCGGACGGCGTCGCATCGAGCGTCATGGCGAACCGTGCCGCCTCCTCCAGCAGATCATCGGGTGCCGCGTGGAGCAGGCGGTTGTCCGTCAGCAGCCGGTCCTTGAGGCAGGGTTGCAGCGGGCCGAGGTCGACCCCGTCATGACGCTGTTCGACTTCGGCCAGCGTCATCCCCGCAGGCGAGGCGCGCAGCATTGCGTCGAGCCGTTCGCGCGGGGTTTCGAAGTTGGGCACGCCCTTGCCCCGCGCTTCGAAAATTGCGGCGGCGAGCTCGCTGGCGATTTCCCAATCGGCCTTCGCGCCTTCCTCCATCGGCAAGGTGGGGGCGGAATAGGCGCCGAAGTTGCGCACCGCCAGCGGGCCGAAAAAGAACGAGAAGTGGTCCTTCTCCAGCGGGCCGCACGGGGGCAGGATGTAATGCGCGTGGCGGCTGGTCTCGGTCACATGCATGTCCATCGCCACCATCAGGTCGAGGCCGGCGAGCGCGGCTTCGGTCCGGGTGCCATGCGGCGCAGACAGAACCGGGTTGCCGGCGATCACGAACAGGGTGCGGATGCGCTGGTCATCCTGCCGGGTCAGCTCGTCGGCAAAGGCGATGGTCGGGATTTCGCCCATGACCGAAGGCAAAGTGCCGCGCGCGGTTTCCACCGTCTTCACGCCCCCGCGCCCGACCTGCCCGACGAGGTCGAGCAGTGGCTGCGGGAACATCGTGCCGCCTTCGCGGTCCAGGTTGCCGGTGGCGAGGTTGATCAGCTGGATCAGCCACTGGTTGAGCGCACCAAATTCGCACACCGAGACGCCCATCCGGCCGTAGATCGCCGTCTTCTCGCCACTGAGCTCTGCCGCCAGTGCGCGGATTGTGTCGACCGGGACGCCGCAATGTGCCGAGAGGCGGTCGAGGTCGAACCCGTCGACCAGCGGCTTGACCCGTGCCCAGCTGGCATCAACCAGTTCAGCGAGGCCAGGACGCAGCGTGTCACCCTCTGCCAGAACGCACTGGAGAATGCCGAGCAGCAATGCGGTGTCGGTCGCCGGGCGCACCGGCACCCATTGGTCGGCCTCCTTGGCGGTCTCGGTCCGGCGCGGATCGACCACCACCAGCCTGCCCCCGCGCGCCTGCATTTCCTTCACCCGGTTCCTGAAATCGGGCACGGTCCACAGGCTGCCGTTCGATGCCATCGGATTGCCCCCGACGATCACGATCAGCTGCGACCGGTCAATGTCAGGCACCGCCGCAAGGCTGACGTGGCCGTACATTTCGTATTGCACATAATGGTGCGGGATCTGGTCGAGGGTGGAGGCGGAGAACGTCCCCCGCGCCCCGACCGCCCGCTGGAGATAGCCTGACTGGGTCGACAGGGCGTAGTCATGCGCGCCGGGATTACCGCGATAGAACGCCGCGCGGGCACCGTCGTTCTGCAGCGCCACCACCCTGGCGGCGATTTCCCGAAAGGCCGTCTCCCAATCGAGTTCCTGCCAGGTGTCGCCGACCCGCTTGACCGGGCGGCGCAGCCGGTCGGGATCATCCTGCAGGTCGGCAATCGCGGTCGCCTTGGGGCAAATGTGCCCGCGGCTGAGCACGTGATCGGGGTTACCCTTGATCGACACGACCTTGCGCCCGTCAAGCTCCACCAGCACGCCGCAATTGGCCTCGCAGATATGGCAAGTGCGCCGATGGATCGTGGTGTGGATCGTGGTCATGGCTTGCTCTCCCTGCCCCCGCGATACCAGACCAGAACAGGCCGCGCTACCGGGCTTGGTGTCAGACAGGTGCGACTTTTTGTAAGGTAGTGTTGACATAGTCAGCGAATCACGACATTAAGTAAGGGAAACCTGACATCCGGCACTTGGCCGGCCGATTGGTCCGTTTGGCGAGGGCAACAGTAATGGCTTACAATCCGAATTATCGCGACGCCGAGAAAGCGCGGCAGGACCAGCGCGAGCGGGTCTACGCACTGACCTTGCTCAGCGGAATCGGTAACATCGCGGCGCTGTTCCTGCATATCAACGGCATAGCGACGATCATGCTGGGCTGGCTTGTCGGCGGAATGGTTGGCGCACTTGTCGTTGCCGGCATCCAAGGTCGAACCGACGACTACTACAACCAGCTTACCAGCTCCGGCCTGCGCTTGATGGCGCTCGGGCTCGGCACCCTTCTTTTGCTGCTGTGGGCTCAGACCGAGACAGCGTTGGCAGCCCGCTGGATCCCCGGCCTGGCCGTACTTGCGCAGGATGCCCTCCTGCTGGCGATGATCCTCACCCTGCTGTTCCACCTCGGCTACGCCTACTCTTACCTGCGCGACCGGTGGGCGGCAGGAGGACCGGAATGAACAACCGACTCAAAGTGCTGCGCGCCGAGCGCGACTGGAGCCAGGCAGAGCTGGCCGGTCGTCTCGATGTGTCCCGCCAGGCGGTCAACGCCATCGAGACCGGCAAGCACGACCCATCCCTGCCGCTCGCCTTCCGCATCGCGCGGCTGTTCGACATGCCAATCGAGGAGATTTTTAATGACGGTGAATGATACTGCCGCGCCTGTGAGCGGTGAAGCACGGCTCAAGGCCCGCCGCTCGGCCTTCTTCCGCTATGTGGCTCTCGCCCTGCTCGCCGGCTTCGTCGCCGGCATGATGAGCGGCGTGGCCGCAGCCTTTGTTGCCGAGGGTATCCTGCCCGGTGGCCTGCTGATCGCGCTCTGGGCCGTCGTCATCCTGGGATTTGCCTGGTTCACCCGCGATTACTTCCGCCGGATCGACGAACTGGACCTGCTCGATAACCTCTGGGCCAGCACCATCGGGCTCTACACCTACATCGTCGTGTTCGGATCGTGGTACCTGTTTCACGATGTCGGCCTGGCTTCGGAGCCGGACCAGTACGCGGTCATGGCCGCCACCCTGATTGCCACAACAATCGCCTACCTGGCCCGCAAGGCCGGATTACGCTGACCCTTCGACGCTGATACACTCCCCAAACCAAAGGAACCGACCATGAAGAAACTCTTGTCCACCCTCGCCCTTGGTACTGCAACCGTCACCCTGTTCCTCGGTGCGCCCGCCTTTGCCGAGGCTACCGAAGCTGCTCCGGCAGCCGCACCGAAAGCTGCGGTCAAGGCCAAGCCTGCCCTCTGGAAAGTGGCTGATGAAGATACCACGATCTACCTCTTCGGCACGGTCCACATCCTGCCAGAAGGCATCGAATGGTTCACCGGCTCCGTCAGCGATGCGCTCGCCGCTTCGGATGTGCTGGTCACCGAGATCCCGATGGGCCCGCAGGCGGATGCCGAAATGCAGCAGATGGCGATGCAGAAGGGCATGCTGGGCCAAGGCGGCAACCTGCGCGCCCTGCTCAGCGAGGAAGACAAGGCCGCCTATGAAGCGGCACTCGCCAAGCTGAGCATTCCGGCACCCGCGTTCGATGCGTTCAAGCCGTGGATGGCCGGGCTTACGCTGACCGTCATTCCGCTGCTCCAGCAAGGCTATACGCTTGACGCCGGGGTCGAGAAGCAGCTGATGAAGCTGGCGGGCCCGGAAAAGGCCACCGGCTCGCTCGAAACGATCGCCTTCCAGCTCGGGATGTTTGACGGCATGCCGCAGGAAACCCAGATCGAGTTCCTGATTGCCGCTGCGTCCACAGCTGGCGATATCGTGCCGACGCTCGACACCATGGTGGCCAAGTGGGCCGAAGGCGACGATGCCGGCCTGGCCGCGATCATGAACGAGGAAATGGGCGATCCCGCAGTTGCCGAAGCACTGCTCTATTCGCGCAATGCCAACTGGGCCGAATGGATCGACACCCGCCTCGATGCGCCGGGCACGGTCTTCATGGCGGTCGGCGCAGGCCACCTTGCCGGTGAGCGCAGCGTGCAGGATCTGCTCGCCCAGCGCGGCATCACCACCGCGCGGGTGCAATGACCGGGGCACTTCGGCTTGCTTTCGGGCTGATGGCAGCGTTGCTGCTGTCAGCCTGCGGCAAGCCGGACCCTGACGCGCCGCCGCCCTCCCCGATCCTCTACGAATTGGCTTCGGCAGACGGATCGGTGGAGGGCTGGCTGTTCGGCACCATCCACGCGCTGCCGGACGACACCGAATGGCAAACGCCCGCGATCGAGCGGGCAGTCACTGAAGCGGACCTGCTGGTGGTCGAGATTGCCAACCTGGAAGACCGCGCTGGGGCAACCGCCTTGTTCAACGCAAGGGCGGCTGCGCAAGGCCAACCCCATATCCTCGACCGGGTTTCCGCCGATATCCGCCCTGCCCTGGCCGAGCTGATCGACCGGAGCGGGTGGAGTGAGGAAGAGCTGCGCAAGGTCGACACCTGGGCTGCGGCGCTGATGCTGGCCCAGTCATTGCGCCACGGTGACAGTGCCAACGGGATCGACCGGGCTCTGCTGCGCCAGTTCCGCGGGCGTGAGGTGGTGGAGCTGGAGGGCCTGTCGGCTCAGTTTGCCCTGTTCGACACCCTGCCCGAACAGGACCAGCGCGACATGCTGGCTGCACTGGTTAAAGATCACATGCGCTGGCAGGACGATCCCGGCCATCTTGCCCGGGCCTGGCTGGCGGGCGATATCGAGCAGGTGATCGACCCCGGTCAGTCCGCCTTGCTGGCCGATCCCGAGCTGCGCGAGACCTTGCTGACCCGGCGCAATGCAGCCTGGGCACCCCGGATTGCCGCCATGCTGGATGATACGCCCACGGTTCTCGTCGCGGTCGGCGCCGGGCACCTGCCCGGGCCTGACGGGCTGGCGGCCCTGCTCGAAGCGCGCGGCTTCACTGTCCGCGCCTTGCGGTAAGCGCGCTTGCATTTCCCCCTGCGCCCGCTATAGGGCCGCCCTTCGGCGCCATGGTCATCCCTGGAGGCGTGGCGGACCGAGACAGGCACAATCAATGCAATCCGAAAGGCAAGACCCATGAGCGACGCTCTGACCCTGCCGGCCGAGACGCGCGAACGGGCTGGCAAGGGAGCCTCCCGTGCACTGCGTCGCGAAGGCCGCGTTCCCGCCGTTATCTATGGCGGCAAGGAAGAACCCATCCTGATTCATGTCGAGGGCAAGGAACTGTTCCGGCAAATGATGACCGGGCATTTCATGAACTCGATCGTCACGATCGAAATCGGCGGCAAGCGCATCAACACCCTTCCCAAGGATGTGGCGCAGCACCCGGTCAACGACCGTCCGCTCCATGTCGACTTCCTGCGCCTGAACAAGGACTCGAAGGTCGACGTGCAGGTCCCGGTCGTGTTCATCAACGAAGAAGCCAGCCCCGGCCTCAAGAAGGGCGGCGTGCTCAACATCGTCCGTCACGAACTTGAACTGGTGTGCGATGCCAACCGCATCCCGTCCGAAGTCACCATCGATGTGACCGGCAAGGACGTGGGCGATTCGATCCACATCAGCGAAGTGACCCTTCCCGAAGGTTCGCTCAGCGCCATCACCGACCGCGATTTCACCATCGCCACGCTGGTCGCCCCCTCGGCGCTCAAGCGGGCTGAAGGTGCGGCAGCCGCTGAAGGCGAAGCTGAGGCCGAAGCGGAAGGCTGATAGCCTCACCGTTTTGACAGATAGCGAAAGCGCCGGTTCCCCTCGCGGAACCGGCGTTTTCTTTTGGCCGGGGCACAGCTAGGAGCGGACCCATGCAAATCTGGGCAGGCCTCGGGAACCCCGGTCCGCAATATGCGATGCACCGGCACAACATCGGCTTCATGGTCTGCGACGTGATCGCGGAGATGCATGGCTTCGGCCCGGTGCAGAAGAAGTTTTCCGGCTGGACCCAGGAAGGGCGGATCGGCACGCACAAGGTGCTGCTGCTCAAGCCCGCCACCTTCATGAACGAGAGCGGCCGCGCGGTGGCCGAGGCGCTGCGCTTCTACAAGCTGGAACCGGACGCGCTGACCGTGTTCCATGACGAACTCGACCTCGATCCGTTTCGGGTCAAGGTGCGCGTCGGCGGCGGGCTGGCCGGGCACAACGGGCTGCGCAGCATCAACCAGCATCTGGGTCCTGACTTCCGCCGCGTGCGGATCGGGATCGGGCATCCGGGGCACAAGGACCGGGTCACCGGCCATGTGCTGGGCAACTACGCCAAGGCGGAAATGGACGACCTTGCCGCCATGCTCGGCGCCATCGGCGCGGAGGCGGAATGGCTCGCCAAAGGCGACGACGCGCGCTTCATGAACGAATATGCGCTGCGGATGCAGGGGTGAGGCGTGAGCGGCAAGGTGACTGTCATCAGGATGCGCTGGTGGGGGCATCTGCTCTTCGTCTTTCCGCTCCTGTTCCTTCCACCAATCGGCGTTGCCATGGGATCGGCCGGGATTGATCTGCTGAACGAGCCGGGCGGGTGGTGGAAAGGCCCCATCATCATCGCTGGCGCCGGCGTTTTCCTGTTCGCTGGCGTCCTGATGCTGAATCTTCTGTGCACCTTTCGCCTGGAGATCGACAGCCGATCATTGCGTCTGGTCGGTAATCTCTGGACCCACGACATAAGCTGGCGGGAAATCACCCGCATATCGAGAGTCCACAACCCCAGGGGCATCGGTTATCACGTGCTGATCGAGGTAGATGGATCGCGCTTGCCCCGCCGCCACTGGCACCGCTTATGGTTGGCAGGCTATCAGATCCCCACCCCGATGGAGAAACACCCGACAGAGCTGGCCGCTTACCTCAAGCGCAAATGGCGTGAGGCGCTGAGGCGCCAGCAGGCGGAAGCGAGCGCCGAATGAACCGCGTCCTCATCATCGGCCCCTGCGGTTCGGGCAAGAGCACCCTCGCCCGCGAACTGGCGCCGCGCATGGGCCTGCCGCTGGTCCACATGGACCAGCTCGGCTGGCAGCCCGGCTGGATCGAGACGGAAAAGCCCGAACTGCATCGCCGGATCGGTGAGGCCGTCGCGGGCGAACGCTGGCTGATCGAGGGCAATTACGGCAGCACGCTGGGGCCTCGGCTCGAACGGGCGGATACCGTGCTCTACCTCGATTTCCCGATCACGCTGTGCCTGTGGCGGCTGGTTCGCCGCATCTGGACCCATCGCGGCCGGTCCCGCCCCGACATGCCGCAGGATTGCCCTGAACGGTTCGACCTCGCGTTCTTCCTCTACGTGGTCAACTGGAACCTCGGCCCGCGTCCCCGCACCGAAGCAGCCATTTCCCCCTGGCTTGGCAAGGTTGTGCGCCTGAAACACCCGCGAGAGCTTGCGCATTGGCGAAAGCTGCATAACCTCGGCTGATCCCATCAGCAGCCGAGGATTTCCCCATGCCCCAGCTTGACCGCCGCAGCCTGCTTGCCGGTGCTGCCGCCGCTTCCGCCCTTGCCGCCACCTCTGCGGCCCCTTTGCGCGCTGCTACCGGCGAACCCGACCTCACGGGCAAGGCGATCCTGATCACGGGCTCCTCGTCCGGTTTCGGGAGGCTCGGGGCCGAGTATTTCGCCCGCCGCGGTGCCCGGGTTTTCGCCACCATGCGCGGCCTCCCTCGCCCGGAAGGCGAGGAACTGCGCGCACTGGCCGCAGCGGACAGACTCGATATCCACCTGATCGAAATCGATGTCCTGTCGGACGAACAGGTTGCCCCCGGGGTGGCCGAGGCCGAACGGATCAACGGCGGCCCGCTCGATGTGCTGGTCAACAATGCCGGGATCGGCATCACCAGCCCGGTTGAGGTGCAGGACATGGAGGCGACCCGGCTGATCTTCGATACCAACGTGTTCGGCTGCCACCGCATGGCGCGCGCAGTCCTGCCCGGAATGCGGACGCGCAAGTCCGGCCAACTGTTCCAGATATCAAGCCAGCTCGGGCGCGTAATTGCGCCATATTCTGGCCATTATTCCGCCACAAAGTTTGCGCTGGAGGCGATGAGCGAACAGCTTGCTTACGAACTTGTGCCGCACGGGATCGATGTCACGATCATCCAGCCCGGGGGTTATCCGACCGACGTATGGGTCAATCGCAACGCCTATTCCTCTGCGCTGAAAGCGCGCGCGGAAGCGGCGCACGCGGCCGGCTATCCGGAGCAGGTCGCGCGGATGGGCGTGGAAGACGGCTCCGGACGCAGCGCCGACCCGATGGACGTGCCGCGCGAGATTGCCCGGATCATCGCCCTGCCCGCCGGAACCCGCCCCTTGCGCGTCCCTGTCCACCCTGGCCCCAAGCCGCAGGTCGCGATCAACGATGTGAGCGCAAAAACCCAGGTCGAATGGCTTGGCCGCTCGCCCACCCTTGGGCCGTTGGTGCGCGCGGTGCATAACGTCTGACTGGCGTTGTGCGCGGCAGGCGGCTAAGGGCCGCCGCCAAAGCTATCACCGGAGTTTTCGATGGGTTTCCGTTGCGGAATTGTCGGACTGCCCAATGTCGGCAAGTCCACGCTGTTCAATGCATTGACCGAGACGCAGGCCGCACAGGCTGCGAACTATCCGTTCTGCACGATCGAGCCGAACGTCGGCCAGGTCGCCGTGCCCGACGAGCGGCTCGAACGGCTGGCCGAAATCGGCAAGTCGGCCAAGGTCATTCCGACCCAGTTAGCCTTTGTCGATATTGCCGGCCTGGTGAAGGGCGCAAGCAAGGGCGAAGGCCTGGGCAACCAGTTCCTCGGCAATATCCGCGAAGTTGACGCGGTGGTCCACGTGCTGCGCTGTTTCGAGGATGATGACATCCAGCACGTCGCCAACAGGGTCGATCCGATTGCGGACGCTGAAGTGGTCGAGACAGAGCTGATGCTCTCCGATCTCGAAAGCCTCGAAAAGCGGGTTCCGGCCGCGGCCAAGAAGGCTGCCAGCGGTGACAAGGAAGCCAAGGCCATGGCCAGCGTGCTGGGACAGGCGCTCGACCTGCTGCGCGAAGGCAAGCCAGCCCGCCTGACCGAGCCGAAGGACGACGAGGAAGCCCGCCTGTTCGCGCAGGCCCAGCTCCTCACCGCCAAACCGGTACTTTATGTCTGCAATGTGGCAGAAGAAGACGCCGCGACCGGAAACGCCATGTCCAGACTCGTGTTTGCAAAGGCGCAGGCCGAAGGGGCCGAGGCAGTCGTCGTCTCGGCCGCTATCGAAAGTGAACTCGTCACCATGCCGGTGGAAGACCGGGGCGAATTTCTCGAAGCGCTCGGGCTCACCGAAAGCGGGCTCAGCCGGGTCATCCGGGCAGGCTACAAGCTGCTCGGCCTGAAGACCTTCTTCACGGTCGGCCCCAAGGAAGCCCGCGCCTGGACGTTCCCTTCCGGGGCCAAGGCTCCGCAGGCGGCCGGCGAAATCCATACCGACTTCGAACGCGGCTTCATCCGCGCTGAGACCATCGCCTTTGACGACTATATCACGCTTGGCGGGGAAGCCGGCGCGAAGGAAGCGGGCAAACTGCGCCAGGAAGGCAAGGAATACGCGGTGCAGGATGGCGACGTGCTGATGTTCAAGTTCAACGTCTAGGAGCCAAGTGCGGCCTGCTGCGTTACCCCTCAAACCATAGGGGATACGCGTGCTCGACAAATCGGAAAAGTTTCGCTGGCTGGTGCGGCTCGGCTATTTCAGCCGGGCCGTTTTTTACACCATGCTCGGCTTCATCGCGCTCACCAACGTGGCGCAGATCAGCCAGGGGGTGGATGGCATCTTCGAAGCGATCGAGGGCTTCCCGGGTGGCACTGCCCTGCTCTGGGTCATGGCGCTGGGACTGCTGGGCTACGCCCTGTTCCGGTTCTGCTCCCCGCTGTTCGACGTAGAGAATGAAGGCAGCGATGCGCATGGCTGGGCCAGGCGGATCGGTCATGGCGGCAGCGCCATCGGCCACCTCGTGCTCGCCTGGTCGGCCTATCGCCTCGCCAGCGCCGACGTATCCGGCGCCGGCGACGGCGCGCAGGAAGCGGCGGCCGGGGTGCTGTCGGTGCAACTGGGCGGCCTGGTAATCGGCGTGCTCGGCATCGCCTTTTTCCTCGCAGCGATCTCGCAGGCAAAGAAGGGCGTGAGCGGTTCCTTCATGGCGCGGATTGGCGCGGGCGCGCCCGAGGGCACGCGGGTGCTGGGCGCAATCGGATACACTGCGCGGGCCGTGGTTTTCCTCGTTATCGGCTGGTCGCTGGTGAAGGCCGGTTTCTACTCGGGCGATGCCGGAGAGGTGCGGACACTGGGTGATGCGGTTACTTCGCTGGCGGGGAACCAGATCGTCTTCCAGGGGGTCGCGCTCGGGTTGCTGGTGTTTGGCCTGTTCAGCTTTATCCTCGCCCGCTACCGCATCGTTCCTGACCTGGCGCCGGACGGCCGCAAGCCGCGCTACCGCGCCTGAGCGATTGCATCCCGGTCCGCCTTGGGCCAGAGGCGAAGCGGATTTGGCGGGAGGCGGGATGCTGTACTTCGAAGACCTCGTAATCGGTTCCAGGCAAAGCTTCGGG encodes the following:
- a CDS encoding molybdopterin oxidoreductase family protein, which codes for MTTIHTTIHRRTCHICEANCGVLVELDGRKVVSIKGNPDHVLSRGHICPKATAIADLQDDPDRLRRPVKRVGDTWQELDWETAFREIAARVVALQNDGARAAFYRGNPGAHDYALSTQSGYLQRAVGARGTFSASTLDQIPHHYVQYEMYGHVSLAAVPDIDRSQLIVIVGGNPMASNGSLWTVPDFRNRVKEMQARGGRLVVVDPRRTETAKEADQWVPVRPATDTALLLGILQCVLAEGDTLRPGLAELVDASWARVKPLVDGFDLDRLSAHCGVPVDTIRALAAELSGEKTAIYGRMGVSVCEFGALNQWLIQLINLATGNLDREGGTMFPQPLLDLVGQVGRGGVKTVETARGTLPSVMGEIPTIAFADELTRQDDQRIRTLFVIAGNPVLSAPHGTRTEAALAGLDLMVAMDMHVTETSRHAHYILPPCGPLEKDHFSFFFGPLAVRNFGAYSAPTLPMEEGAKADWEIASELAAAIFEARGKGVPNFETPRERLDAMLRASPAGMTLAEVEQRHDGVDLGPLQPCLKDRLLTDNRLLHAAPDDLLEEAARFAMTLDATPSDALSLIGRRHVRSNNSWLHNSQRLVKGPDRCTLMIHPDDAAARGLADGDLARVASRVGAVEVAVEVTQDVMPGVVSLPHGWGHNRAGVSWQTAAAHAGVSLNDLTDPERYCRLSGNAVLNGTPVTVARAEEAVAAE
- a CDS encoding helix-turn-helix transcriptional regulator — translated: MNNRLKVLRAERDWSQAELAGRLDVSRQAVNAIETGKHDPSLPLAFRIARLFDMPIEEIFNDGE
- a CDS encoding TraB/GumN family protein, with translation MKKLLSTLALGTATVTLFLGAPAFAEATEAAPAAAPKAAVKAKPALWKVADEDTTIYLFGTVHILPEGIEWFTGSVSDALAASDVLVTEIPMGPQADAEMQQMAMQKGMLGQGGNLRALLSEEDKAAYEAALAKLSIPAPAFDAFKPWMAGLTLTVIPLLQQGYTLDAGVEKQLMKLAGPEKATGSLETIAFQLGMFDGMPQETQIEFLIAAASTAGDIVPTLDTMVAKWAEGDDAGLAAIMNEEMGDPAVAEALLYSRNANWAEWIDTRLDAPGTVFMAVGAGHLAGERSVQDLLAQRGITTARVQ
- a CDS encoding TraB/GumN family protein yields the protein MTGALRLAFGLMAALLLSACGKPDPDAPPPSPILYELASADGSVEGWLFGTIHALPDDTEWQTPAIERAVTEADLLVVEIANLEDRAGATALFNARAAAQGQPHILDRVSADIRPALAELIDRSGWSEEELRKVDTWAAALMLAQSLRHGDSANGIDRALLRQFRGREVVELEGLSAQFALFDTLPEQDQRDMLAALVKDHMRWQDDPGHLARAWLAGDIEQVIDPGQSALLADPELRETLLTRRNAAWAPRIAAMLDDTPTVLVAVGAGHLPGPDGLAALLEARGFTVRALR
- a CDS encoding 50S ribosomal protein L25/general stress protein Ctc, whose translation is MSDALTLPAETRERAGKGASRALRREGRVPAVIYGGKEEPILIHVEGKELFRQMMTGHFMNSIVTIEIGGKRINTLPKDVAQHPVNDRPLHVDFLRLNKDSKVDVQVPVVFINEEASPGLKKGGVLNIVRHELELVCDANRIPSEVTIDVTGKDVGDSIHISEVTLPEGSLSAITDRDFTIATLVAPSALKRAEGAAAAEGEAEAEAEG
- the pth gene encoding aminoacyl-tRNA hydrolase yields the protein MQIWAGLGNPGPQYAMHRHNIGFMVCDVIAEMHGFGPVQKKFSGWTQEGRIGTHKVLLLKPATFMNESGRAVAEALRFYKLEPDALTVFHDELDLDPFRVKVRVGGGLAGHNGLRSINQHLGPDFRRVRIGIGHPGHKDRVTGHVLGNYAKAEMDDLAAMLGAIGAEAEWLAKGDDARFMNEYALRMQG
- a CDS encoding AAA family ATPase; the encoded protein is MNRVLIIGPCGSGKSTLARELAPRMGLPLVHMDQLGWQPGWIETEKPELHRRIGEAVAGERWLIEGNYGSTLGPRLERADTVLYLDFPITLCLWRLVRRIWTHRGRSRPDMPQDCPERFDLAFFLYVVNWNLGPRPRTEAAISPWLGKVVRLKHPRELAHWRKLHNLG
- a CDS encoding SDR family oxidoreductase; this encodes MPQLDRRSLLAGAAAASALAATSAAPLRAATGEPDLTGKAILITGSSSGFGRLGAEYFARRGARVFATMRGLPRPEGEELRALAAADRLDIHLIEIDVLSDEQVAPGVAEAERINGGPLDVLVNNAGIGITSPVEVQDMEATRLIFDTNVFGCHRMARAVLPGMRTRKSGQLFQISSQLGRVIAPYSGHYSATKFALEAMSEQLAYELVPHGIDVTIIQPGGYPTDVWVNRNAYSSALKARAEAAHAAGYPEQVARMGVEDGSGRSADPMDVPREIARIIALPAGTRPLRVPVHPGPKPQVAINDVSAKTQVEWLGRSPTLGPLVRAVHNV
- the ychF gene encoding redox-regulated ATPase YchF, with protein sequence MGFRCGIVGLPNVGKSTLFNALTETQAAQAANYPFCTIEPNVGQVAVPDERLERLAEIGKSAKVIPTQLAFVDIAGLVKGASKGEGLGNQFLGNIREVDAVVHVLRCFEDDDIQHVANRVDPIADAEVVETELMLSDLESLEKRVPAAAKKAASGDKEAKAMASVLGQALDLLREGKPARLTEPKDDEEARLFAQAQLLTAKPVLYVCNVAEEDAATGNAMSRLVFAKAQAEGAEAVVVSAAIESELVTMPVEDRGEFLEALGLTESGLSRVIRAGYKLLGLKTFFTVGPKEARAWTFPSGAKAPQAAGEIHTDFERGFIRAETIAFDDYITLGGEAGAKEAGKLRQEGKEYAVQDGDVLMFKFNV
- a CDS encoding DUF1206 domain-containing protein, which produces MLDKSEKFRWLVRLGYFSRAVFYTMLGFIALTNVAQISQGVDGIFEAIEGFPGGTALLWVMALGLLGYALFRFCSPLFDVENEGSDAHGWARRIGHGGSAIGHLVLAWSAYRLASADVSGAGDGAQEAAAGVLSVQLGGLVIGVLGIAFFLAAISQAKKGVSGSFMARIGAGAPEGTRVLGAIGYTARAVVFLVIGWSLVKAGFYSGDAGEVRTLGDAVTSLAGNQIVFQGVALGLLVFGLFSFILARYRIVPDLAPDGRKPRYRA